The proteins below are encoded in one region of Chroococcidiopsis sp. SAG 2025:
- a CDS encoding ParA family protein: MSKSKILPHKIYAVVNQKGGAGKSTTAGHFAYWLNQLCSTIFVDADGQQSGSPWMQDLGINATQMHDPEQLFEELPALARQYGAVVVDGPGNAGEITKSILGRCDIAIVPNRPSEFDLRSSGTIVQFVRHVRELRGGMPEAVLFLNAAKGKRSVLLREAQEALSDCPLKLSKIVINDLTCITDAPGQRKTVFQMRSEQASSAAAAYNNLFNEVLQVLHDKKIS; encoded by the coding sequence ATGAGCAAAAGCAAAATTCTGCCACACAAAATCTATGCCGTTGTCAATCAAAAAGGGGGAGCGGGAAAATCAACCACAGCCGGACATTTCGCTTACTGGTTAAACCAATTATGTTCTACAATCTTTGTTGATGCTGATGGACAACAGAGCGGCTCGCCTTGGATGCAAGACCTTGGCATAAACGCCACTCAGATGCATGATCCAGAGCAGTTGTTTGAGGAATTGCCAGCGCTGGCACGTCAGTACGGCGCTGTTGTGGTAGATGGACCAGGTAATGCTGGAGAAATTACTAAATCTATTTTGGGACGATGCGATATCGCTATAGTGCCTAACCGCCCTTCTGAATTTGATCTCCGCAGTAGCGGTACGATCGTGCAGTTCGTGCGACACGTCCGCGAACTGCGAGGCGGAATGCCGGAGGCAGTACTCTTTCTCAATGCTGCCAAAGGCAAGCGCTCGGTGCTGCTGCGGGAAGCGCAAGAGGCGCTCTCGGATTGTCCGCTCAAGCTATCCAAGATAGTCATCAATGACCTCACTTGCATTACCGATGCTCCAGGTCAGCGCAAAACCGTGTTTCAAATGCGAAGCGAACAAGCTTCATCGGCGGCGGCAGCATACAATAACTTATTCAACGAAGTATTGCAGGTGCTCCATGACAAGAAGATCTCTTAA
- a CDS encoding ParB/RepB/Spo0J family partition protein, with product MTRRSLKEAVQGSGLVEESNLKAFVFGNNTPATGITTQAGDRRVVPRTSIHRTFSFTPDRQPVRHYYDREKLKQWAESDIAPNAIQSPLWVRPLPGGGSQEYELVAGLRRHLAAEIIALDSVPVIVYHWTDEEAFEASLSENTNRQDFSPLEYADGALKLVALKLNCSIDEAVSLLYRMDNEVKGKVTHNVVGSQQGEAIALVFNFLGQSTWKSFVSHYLPLLRKPSEVLEAIRAGKIEYTKGLEIAKEKDPTKRGLLLEAVLNERLSLSAIRERMKPVAPPQAELTLQHRFADTYKRVKQAKVWHDPKKAKELEKLLARLESLIQLE from the coding sequence ATGACAAGAAGATCTCTTAAAGAAGCAGTCCAAGGTTCCGGCTTAGTTGAGGAATCAAACCTTAAAGCTTTTGTATTTGGCAACAACACTCCAGCTACGGGGATCACTACTCAAGCAGGCGATCGCCGAGTTGTCCCTCGCACTTCTATCCATCGCACCTTTAGCTTTACTCCCGATCGTCAACCAGTCCGCCACTACTACGATCGAGAGAAGCTGAAGCAGTGGGCAGAGAGCGATATTGCTCCCAATGCTATCCAATCTCCACTTTGGGTTCGTCCTTTGCCTGGAGGTGGCTCCCAAGAGTACGAACTGGTAGCTGGATTACGCCGCCATCTAGCTGCTGAAATTATTGCTCTAGACTCCGTACCAGTTATCGTTTATCACTGGACGGACGAAGAAGCGTTTGAGGCATCCCTATCTGAAAATACAAATCGACAAGACTTTAGTCCTTTAGAATATGCCGATGGCGCTCTCAAATTAGTAGCCCTGAAGCTAAATTGCTCAATTGACGAAGCGGTCAGCCTACTCTACCGCATGGACAATGAAGTGAAAGGGAAAGTTACCCACAACGTTGTGGGTAGCCAGCAAGGGGAAGCGATCGCCCTTGTTTTTAATTTCTTGGGTCAAAGTACGTGGAAATCGTTTGTCTCCCATTACTTACCTTTGCTGAGAAAGCCGAGCGAAGTGCTAGAAGCAATTCGGGCTGGCAAAATTGAATATACTAAAGGTCTGGAAATTGCTAAAGAAAAAGACCCAACAAAACGTGGATTACTACTGGAAGCCGTGCTCAACGAACGCCTATCTTTATCAGCCATTCGCGAACGAATGAAGCCAGTAGCGCCTCCCCAAGCAGAACTGACTCTCCAACACCGCTTCGCCGATACCTACAAGCGAGTCAAGCAAGCCAAAGTTTGGCACGATCCCAAGAAGGCGAAGGAGCTAGAGAAGCTGTTAGCTAGGCTAGAGTCGCTCATACAGCTAGAGTAG
- a CDS encoding IS701 family transposase, protein MKDQVPAAMPQCFENWCRRFDDVFSRQKQRQEFRVYLGGLLGESQRKNLSQLVTNTVDGSYNSLRHFLNNAPWDEVKLNNRRLEVMHQCRQTTPSQGFTLIVDDSGHRKSGAATDGVGRQYIGEIGKTDNGIVLLTTYLYDGVRRLPLDVALYQHASLFEQGKADPNFQKKPDLALDLVDQCLKRGYRPGVTVIDAGYGNNTPFLKQLESRNLTYVAAIAKNRQVTAQTSGDESARKQGLEAIAQTLAVEQFTPVQLNLEQPRTVWVALLPVHVPKLEGTRWLAIQLNASSFEQATEVDYFLTNASDNQVSAAWVAQTYSARNWVEVFYREAKGWLGLSEYQVRDALSMKRHWVLVFIAYTFILWHQLTGGFRRRWATKPLQTFAEALEAFRTAVEFRLVRWLNEHVDVFASHRAKFGYIWA, encoded by the coding sequence GTGAAAGATCAAGTACCAGCAGCGATGCCGCAGTGCTTTGAGAACTGGTGTCGTCGGTTTGATGATGTATTTTCGCGTCAGAAGCAGCGGCAGGAATTTCGTGTTTATCTAGGGGGACTGCTGGGTGAGAGTCAGCGCAAAAACCTGAGCCAACTGGTCACAAATACAGTAGATGGCTCCTACAACAGCCTCAGACATTTTCTCAACAATGCCCCTTGGGATGAAGTCAAGCTAAATAATCGGCGGTTGGAGGTGATGCACCAGTGTCGCCAGACGACCCCGAGTCAAGGTTTCACATTGATTGTAGATGATTCGGGACATCGCAAAAGTGGTGCGGCTACTGATGGGGTAGGACGGCAGTACATTGGGGAGATTGGCAAGACTGACAATGGTATTGTGCTGCTGACTACCTACTTGTATGATGGAGTGCGACGTCTGCCGTTAGATGTTGCACTCTATCAACACGCAAGTTTATTCGAGCAAGGCAAGGCAGACCCCAACTTCCAGAAAAAACCTGACCTGGCTCTAGACTTGGTTGACCAATGCTTGAAGCGCGGTTATCGACCGGGTGTGACTGTAATTGATGCAGGCTACGGTAATAACACGCCTTTTCTCAAGCAGTTGGAGTCGAGAAACCTAACTTACGTGGCAGCAATCGCCAAAAACCGCCAAGTTACTGCTCAAACATCAGGTGATGAGTCTGCTCGTAAGCAGGGATTAGAAGCTATTGCTCAAACCTTGGCAGTGGAGCAGTTCACACCTGTGCAACTCAATCTGGAGCAGCCCCGGACAGTTTGGGTGGCGCTGTTACCAGTTCACGTTCCGAAGCTCGAAGGCACTCGCTGGCTGGCGATTCAACTCAATGCCTCTAGTTTCGAGCAAGCGACGGAGGTGGATTACTTTCTCACCAATGCCTCTGACAACCAAGTCAGTGCGGCTTGGGTAGCTCAAACATATTCTGCTCGCAACTGGGTGGAGGTCTTCTATCGAGAAGCCAAGGGCTGGTTGGGTTTGAGTGAGTATCAAGTTCGGGATGCTCTGAGTATGAAGCGTCATTGGGTTTTAGTGTTCATCGCTTACACCTTCATCCTTTGGCATCAGTTGACCGGCGGATTCCGCAGACGTTGGGCAACCAAACCCTTACAAACCTTTGCCGAAGCATTGGAGGCATTCCGCACCGCAGTCGAGTTTCGTTTGGTCCGCTGGCTTAATGAGCATGTTGATGTATTTGCCTCTCACAGAGCTAAGTTCGGCTATATTTGGGCTTAG
- a CDS encoding Uma2 family endonuclease, whose translation MNAIQTTRLFTVNEYRQMAECGILKPEERTELIEGQIILMAAQKPPHAAISDNIEKYFRVLFEGVAAVRSQKPIVLSDRTEPEPDIALVRMQPRNYYDRHPTVEDLFLLVEVSDATLSFDINQKLAAYARSRVSDYWVADVNAGCIRIFRQPQNSEYLQQFFVHPGDQVTALAFPEKKIEIGQFFPS comes from the coding sequence ATGAATGCCATACAAACAACAAGACTTTTTACCGTTAATGAATATCGCCAGATGGCAGAATGCGGCATACTCAAACCTGAAGAACGCACCGAGCTCATCGAAGGGCAAATAATTTTAATGGCAGCACAAAAACCACCGCACGCAGCAATTAGCGACAACATTGAGAAATATTTCAGAGTGTTGTTTGAAGGGGTGGCAGCAGTGAGGAGCCAAAAGCCAATTGTTTTAAGCGATCGCACCGAACCAGAACCGGATATTGCCCTAGTACGAATGCAGCCTCGCAACTACTACGATCGTCACCCTACTGTCGAGGATCTGTTTTTGCTAGTCGAAGTGTCAGACGCAACGCTGTCGTTTGACATTAATCAAAAACTTGCTGCCTATGCACGTAGTAGGGTGAGCGATTACTGGGTGGCAGATGTGAATGCTGGATGTATTCGAATTTTCCGCCAGCCGCAGAATTCCGAATATTTGCAGCAGTTTTTCGTTCATCCAGGCGATCAGGTTACAGCCTTGGCTTTTCCAGAAAAGAAAATTGAAATCGGGCAGTTTTTCCCGAGCTGA
- a CDS encoding antitoxin Xre/MbcA/ParS toxin-binding domain-containing protein — MLSPFLAEVMEPHKGVISPHLLAQMLHISLARLSELTQLHRNTLTRHPESPEVQQRLGEIARLVTVAAELVGDRTRAIVWFRHQPLSGFDNKTAEELVAAGHADAVLEHLAMLSDGVYA; from the coding sequence ATGCTATCTCCATTTTTAGCCGAGGTGATGGAGCCACACAAGGGCGTAATCTCTCCTCACCTTCTCGCGCAGATGTTACATATTTCTTTAGCGCGACTATCCGAACTGACGCAACTTCATCGCAATACTTTGACTCGTCATCCAGAATCCCCAGAAGTACAGCAGCGCTTGGGAGAAATTGCGCGGCTCGTCACTGTTGCCGCAGAACTAGTGGGCGATCGCACTCGTGCCATTGTCTGGTTTCGTCATCAACCGTTAAGTGGGTTTGACAATAAAACTGCTGAAGAACTAGTAGCAGCAGGACATGCAGATGCAGTGCTAGAGCATTTGGCAATGCTGAGTGATGGAGTTTACGCTTGA
- a CDS encoding RES family NAD+ phosphorylase encodes MLAPKWAYQPLSGVGAARHGGRFNEPGMEALYISEDYITAISEYEQELGIRPGTLCAYDVDVKGIVDLTDPQVQTICSVSLDTLKCPWKEIWLISKQRPPTWDLASRLIAEDYAGIRVPSVRDLNGVNIVLWRWNDRENRRIRALDPRNDLPTDQSSWNA; translated from the coding sequence ATGCTAGCGCCCAAATGGGCTTATCAACCATTAAGTGGTGTAGGAGCAGCTCGTCATGGCGGACGTTTCAACGAACCTGGTATGGAGGCACTGTACATCTCCGAGGATTACATCACGGCAATCTCGGAGTACGAGCAAGAATTAGGTATTCGTCCAGGGACTCTGTGCGCCTACGATGTCGATGTCAAAGGAATTGTCGATTTAACAGATCCCCAGGTGCAGACGATCTGCTCTGTTAGCTTAGATACCCTCAAATGTCCCTGGAAAGAGATTTGGCTAATTTCAAAACAGCGCCCGCCAACCTGGGATTTAGCATCGCGACTGATTGCTGAAGATTATGCGGGAATTAGAGTTCCCTCTGTACGTGATCTGAATGGTGTCAATATCGTTCTATGGCGCTGGAACGATCGCGAAAACCGACGCATTCGCGCACTCGATCCCCGAAATGATTTGCCAACCGACCAAAGCTCGTGGAATGCTTAA
- a CDS encoding tyrosine-type recombinase/integrase, which produces MDNRERLPPIKVISLNSDRLDAAPPSQPRRGRPAKIGTALTDLRVTKVREFINSNNLAPNSRKVYERELRRFIAWTDLLWSEIKPRHIAQYKAYLVESVQSQSGRSLSKSSINSAIATLKSFFGWLVLAYPDILAVNPTASVKLEKIPLPPAQSLTAEEVERIWAATEYLGETQQRDLALLHILSHGLRAGEIVSLNVGAFDGRLIFVADTKTNEPRLVPLRKQSRNALKEYLSWRESQGEEITSDRPLILSHHATRKGERLSYHGIYFAIEKIGELAEIPQLHPHSFRHTYSTELLLMGVDPTHARKLTGHQSEKAFRRYTLRGEQEAAIAAYYRAVGEDMEKQDLE; this is translated from the coding sequence ATGGATAATCGCGAGCGTCTACCACCCATCAAAGTGATTTCCCTTAATTCCGATCGCTTGGATGCTGCGCCCCCATCTCAACCCAGACGGGGTAGACCTGCCAAGATTGGGACGGCACTAACCGATCTCCGTGTGACTAAAGTTAGAGAGTTTATCAACAGTAACAACTTAGCACCTAACTCGCGCAAGGTTTACGAACGAGAACTGAGGCGCTTTATCGCCTGGACCGATCTGCTGTGGTCAGAGATCAAACCGCGCCATATCGCCCAGTACAAAGCTTATTTAGTGGAGTCAGTGCAATCTCAATCGGGCAGATCGCTCTCCAAAAGCAGTATCAACAGCGCGATCGCCACGCTCAAAAGCTTCTTTGGCTGGCTGGTGCTAGCCTATCCTGACATCCTTGCTGTCAATCCGACTGCTAGTGTGAAGCTAGAGAAGATCCCTCTACCCCCTGCCCAAAGTTTGACAGCCGAGGAAGTAGAGCGAATTTGGGCGGCAACCGAGTATCTGGGCGAGACGCAGCAGCGGGATTTAGCTTTGCTCCACATCTTGAGTCACGGCTTGCGGGCGGGAGAAATTGTCAGCCTCAACGTCGGTGCGTTTGACGGCAGGCTGATCTTTGTCGCAGATACCAAGACAAACGAACCGCGATTAGTGCCGCTGCGAAAACAGAGCCGCAATGCACTCAAAGAGTATTTGTCTTGGCGCGAGTCACAAGGGGAAGAGATCACGAGCGATCGCCCCTTGATTCTGTCCCATCACGCCACCCGTAAAGGGGAAAGATTGAGCTATCATGGCATCTACTTTGCTATCGAAAAGATCGGTGAATTAGCAGAAATTCCCCAGCTACACCCACACTCGTTCCGCCACACCTACAGCACCGAATTGTTGCTGATGGGTGTCGATCCCACCCACGCGAGAAAATTGACCGGACATCAGAGTGAGAAAGCTTTTCGGCGCTATACCCTGCGCGGCGAACAAGAAGCGGCGATCGCTGCTTACTATCGTGCAGTTGGGGAAGACATGGAGAAACAAGATTTAGAATGA
- a CDS encoding alpha/beta hydrolase, whose protein sequence is MTAALSTASSYSSMVAWHKSKDCVPSWLTDFRDDLPRIDVPTLIVHGDADRILPLESTAARLSKLIKNSQLVIIPGGPHAINWTHADRVNPVLLDFFQLVTVSTPPSP, encoded by the coding sequence ATGACAGCAGCTTTGTCAACGGCATCGAGCTATTCGTCGATGGTGGCATGGCACAAATCTAAGGATTGTGTACCGTCCTGGCTCACCGATTTCCGCGATGATCTGCCCCGCATTGATGTTCCAACCCTGATCGTTCATGGCGATGCCGATCGCATTTTGCCGCTGGAGTCCACCGCAGCAAGACTCTCGAAGCTGATTAAAAACAGTCAACTCGTCATCATTCCTGGCGGACCGCACGCCATCAATTGGACTCATGCCGATCGGGTCAATCCCGTGTTATTAGACTTTTTTCAGCTTGTCACGGTATCAACACCGCCTTCCCCGTAG
- a CDS encoding SDR family oxidoreductase, with protein MSQKLSGKVALVTGGSSGIGLATAKRFVAEGAYVFITGRRQTELDAAVNEIGKNVMGIQSDVSNLTDLDRLYATIEQKQGHLDVVFANAGIGEPIPLGSIAEEHFDKTFNTNVKGLLFTVQKALPLIPEGASIILTGSTASIVGMPAFSVYGATKAAVRSFARDWTLDLKKRKIRVNAISPGTVPTPGYDRFGLSDEELQTFIDNQAINIPLGRVGTPDEIAKAVVFLASDDSSFVNGIELFVDGGMAQI; from the coding sequence ATGTCACAAAAACTCTCAGGAAAAGTTGCGCTTGTCACTGGCGGCTCTAGCGGCATCGGTCTTGCTACTGCCAAGCGATTTGTTGCTGAAGGTGCCTATGTCTTTATCACGGGTCGTCGTCAGACTGAACTTGATGCTGCTGTAAACGAGATTGGTAAGAACGTTATGGGCATTCAGAGCGATGTCTCAAATTTGACAGACCTCGATCGGCTTTACGCCACGATTGAGCAAAAGCAAGGTCACTTGGATGTGGTCTTTGCTAATGCTGGCATTGGAGAACCCATCCCGCTCGGATCGATCGCCGAAGAACACTTTGACAAAACATTCAACACCAATGTCAAGGGTCTACTGTTCACTGTACAGAAGGCACTGCCGCTGATACCAGAGGGTGCTTCCATCATCCTGACTGGCTCAACTGCTTCTATCGTTGGTATGCCAGCCTTCAGCGTGTATGGCGCGACTAAAGCTGCCGTGCGATCGTTTGCCCGCGACTGGACACTCGACCTTAAAAAACGCAAAATCCGGGTGAATGCGATTAGTCCTGGCACGGTTCCGACTCCTGGTTACGATCGCTTTGGATTGAGTGATGAGGAGTTACAGACATTCATAGATAACCAAGCCATCAATATCCCGCTGGGAAGAGTCGGCACGCCCGACGAGATCGCCAAAGCGGTTGTCTTTCTCGCTTCCGATGACAGCAGCTTTGTCAACGGCATCGAGCTATTCGTCGATGGTGGCATGGCACAAATCTAA
- a CDS encoding alpha/beta hydrolase, producing MKVRYGFRQVGDVEVFYREAGSSDAPVILLLHGFPTASHMFRDLIPLLADRFRLVAPDLPGFGQTKAPPRETFDYTFDRLADVIEGFTAALSLDQYVLYIFDYGAPIGLRLAMHHPERISAIVSQNGNAYIEGFSDEWDPWESYWREPSAANREACRPSLAPDTIRNWQYGTGADPNLLSPDGYELDIAYMGRPGAEEIQLDLILDYRSNVALYPAFQSYFREHRPPLLAVWGRHDPAFLPAGAAAYQRDLPDAKIHLLDAGHFALETHAEEVATLIRTFLDSAIGFTTVKI from the coding sequence ATGAAAGTACGCTACGGGTTTCGACAGGTTGGCGATGTCGAAGTGTTCTACCGCGAGGCTGGGTCAAGCGATGCGCCAGTAATCCTGCTGTTGCACGGCTTTCCAACCGCTAGCCACATGTTCCGCGACCTGATCCCTCTCCTTGCCGATCGCTTTCGGCTCGTCGCGCCGGATCTGCCTGGTTTCGGACAGACCAAGGCACCGCCGCGCGAGACGTTCGACTACACGTTCGACCGCCTTGCCGACGTGATCGAAGGCTTCACCGCTGCTTTGTCGCTCGATCAATACGTGCTCTACATCTTTGACTATGGTGCGCCGATAGGACTGCGTTTGGCGATGCACCATCCTGAACGGATATCTGCGATCGTCTCGCAGAACGGCAACGCCTACATCGAGGGTTTCAGTGACGAATGGGACCCGTGGGAGTCCTATTGGCGCGAACCGAGCGCAGCGAATCGGGAAGCCTGCCGACCCTCGCTCGCGCCGGACACAATCCGGAACTGGCAGTATGGGACCGGAGCCGATCCAAACCTTTTGTCGCCCGACGGCTACGAACTCGACATCGCCTACATGGGGCGACCGGGCGCAGAGGAGATCCAGCTCGATCTAATCCTCGACTACCGCAGCAATGTCGCGCTCTATCCCGCCTTCCAGTCCTACTTTCGCGAACACCGTCCGCCACTTCTCGCCGTTTGGGGTCGTCATGATCCGGCGTTTCTGCCCGCTGGTGCCGCCGCTTATCAGCGAGATCTCCCGGATGCAAAGATTCATCTGCTCGATGCCGGACATTTCGCGCTGGAGACACATGCGGAGGAGGTGGCAACTTTGATTCGCACGTTCCTCGACAGCGCGATCGGCTTCACCACTGTGAAAATCTAA
- a CDS encoding RidA family protein, which translates to MRKQPINPPQRYDGKPHGLSHAVVDTATGTVYISGQVDWDMNYQVSSHTVEGQLSKALTNLTIVLDAAGSSVENLLNLRIYVRGELGEFLEDIASELVKYLGESRSALTVIGVASLASKETLVEVEATAALK; encoded by the coding sequence ATGAGAAAGCAACCGATCAATCCGCCACAACGCTATGATGGCAAACCACACGGACTATCCCACGCTGTTGTCGATACCGCGACAGGCACCGTTTATATTTCTGGTCAGGTTGACTGGGACATGAACTACCAAGTTTCATCCCATACCGTTGAGGGGCAACTCTCGAAGGCGCTGACAAATTTAACCATTGTTCTAGATGCAGCGGGAAGCTCTGTAGAGAATCTGCTCAACCTTCGCATCTATGTTCGGGGTGAACTTGGAGAGTTCCTTGAGGATATTGCGTCAGAATTGGTGAAATATCTGGGAGAGTCGCGTTCAGCACTGACGGTCATCGGCGTTGCCTCACTTGCCTCAAAAGAAACATTGGTTGAGGTTGAGGCAACAGCAGCACTGAAGTGA
- a CDS encoding winged helix-turn-helix domain-containing protein: MSRTAIHNWTKATATEGSKALKAKKRGPHSSSRLLPHQAATAVRLMELQCPEQLSLPFYLWTREAVQQFLAECFGLLVSVWTVGRYLKKWNFTPQKPLRRAYEQDPRFCEAMVRNGIPPNLSHGSI; the protein is encoded by the coding sequence GTGTCGCGAACCGCAATACACAATTGGACAAAAGCTACAGCCACCGAAGGCTCAAAGGCGTTGAAAGCCAAAAAGCGTGGACCCCATTCCAGCTCGCGGCTGCTGCCCCATCAAGCAGCAACAGCGGTACGGCTAATGGAGTTACAGTGTCCAGAGCAATTAAGTTTACCATTTTACCTGTGGACTCGTGAAGCAGTGCAACAATTTTTGGCAGAGTGTTTTGGTTTATTGGTATCAGTGTGGACAGTAGGGCGTTATCTGAAAAAATGGAATTTTACACCGCAAAAACCACTACGTCGAGCCTACGAACAAGATCCACGCTTCTGTGAAGCGATGGTTAGAAACGGAATACCCCCAAATTTGTCGCATGGCTCAATTTGA
- a CDS encoding IS630 family transposase encodes MGVRSDYQAGYFYGRVGKTPVIPATGQRFSCNMISTIINRGKLCFKLFTQRFDSTVMLDFLRRLVRQSEQKIFLIVDGHPVHRSRAVHQWLVKHQDRIRLFFLPAYSPELNPDELLNHDVKANVVGRQRAKHKTEMIDNIRSYLRSTQRQPTIVQNFFREKHVAYSAA; translated from the coding sequence ATGGGTGTGCGTTCTGACTACCAAGCGGGTTACTTCTACGGGCGAGTTGGAAAAACGCCAGTCATACCAGCTACTGGACAGCGTTTTAGCTGTAATATGATTTCCACAATCATCAATCGTGGCAAGTTGTGCTTTAAGCTTTTCACACAACGTTTTGACTCTACTGTGATGCTGGATTTTTTGCGTCGCTTGGTGCGTCAGAGTGAGCAGAAGATTTTTCTCATTGTCGATGGTCATCCGGTGCATCGCTCTCGTGCAGTTCATCAATGGCTAGTAAAGCATCAAGATCGCATCCGCCTCTTTTTCTTGCCCGCTTATAGTCCCGAACTCAATCCCGACGAGTTACTCAATCATGATGTCAAAGCTAATGTTGTGGGACGGCAACGTGCCAAACACAAAACTGAGATGATTGACAACATCCGTAGCTATTTACGTAGTACACAACGTCAACCTACCATCGTGCAAAACTTTTTTCGTGAGAAACATGTTGCTTACTCCGCTGCCTAA
- a CDS encoding FAD-binding oxidoreductase, with the protein MTTTYTHSAAFNELAALLTGQLFLPQAADYEQVRQLWNGKVKTQPAAIARCLTFQDVIHTVRWTRSRNLPLSVRAGGHDTAGRALSEGVVIDLSQMRTVTVDPDQRTAHVQAGATIGDLIETTTQYGLVTATGTCSAVGMAGFTLGGGYSELTGAYGLGIDNLLSAQVVTADGQLLTANAEEHPDLMWGLRGGGGNFGVVVSLEYRLHPLTTVLSGMLLYPLEEARTVLRRLNDFMATIPDELTILSGFIQMTEGATVLFLLPLYCGESAVGEQVIAPLRTFGTVLVDRMRSMTYREYIHQWDANAPKGRHYYAKTQSIKGFQPEIIDTLIEQGLPFSSPFSFIALHHFHGAASRVGASETAFALRQDHLMVELIAAWEPQDDEQRHIQWAQNISRSLAPYALKGGYISLLNQEEQERVRLAFGSNYERLLDLKQKYDPDDVFRSTIGHLALQHNNY; encoded by the coding sequence ATGACAACTACATACACTCACAGTGCTGCTTTCAACGAACTTGCCGCACTGCTCACAGGACAGCTTTTTCTTCCTCAAGCTGCTGATTATGAACAGGTGCGCCAACTCTGGAATGGTAAGGTGAAGACACAACCCGCTGCGATCGCTCGTTGTCTCACTTTCCAAGATGTGATTCATACCGTTCGCTGGACACGATCGCGCAATCTACCCCTCTCGGTTCGAGCGGGAGGACACGATACTGCTGGACGAGCGTTGTCTGAGGGCGTGGTGATCGATCTTTCTCAGATGAGAACTGTCACCGTCGATCCAGACCAGCGCACAGCTCACGTTCAAGCTGGAGCAACGATCGGCGATCTGATCGAGACAACCACCCAATATGGGTTGGTGACAGCGACAGGAACCTGCTCCGCCGTTGGCATGGCTGGATTTACCCTGGGAGGAGGATACAGCGAACTCACAGGGGCTTATGGGCTGGGTATTGATAATCTACTGTCTGCACAAGTGGTCACTGCCGATGGGCAACTTCTAACCGCAAACGCCGAAGAACATCCCGATCTCATGTGGGGACTACGCGGTGGGGGAGGCAACTTTGGCGTTGTCGTCTCGCTGGAGTATCGCCTGCATCCACTCACGACCGTGTTATCTGGGATGCTGCTCTATCCGCTAGAGGAAGCTAGAACCGTGTTACGCCGTTTGAACGACTTCATGGCGACTATCCCCGATGAATTGACGATTCTGTCTGGGTTCATTCAGATGACAGAGGGCGCGACAGTTCTCTTTCTCTTACCGCTCTACTGTGGTGAGAGTGCAGTAGGTGAGCAAGTAATCGCACCCCTACGAACCTTTGGTACTGTGCTAGTCGATCGGATGCGATCCATGACGTATCGCGAATATATTCATCAGTGGGATGCGAATGCACCGAAGGGAAGGCACTACTATGCTAAAACACAGTCGATCAAAGGGTTTCAGCCTGAAATCATTGACACACTGATCGAACAGGGACTGCCATTTTCTTCCCCCTTTTCGTTCATCGCGCTGCATCACTTTCATGGAGCCGCGAGCCGCGTCGGTGCGTCGGAAACTGCTTTTGCACTGCGGCAGGATCATCTCATGGTTGAGCTAATTGCAGCCTGGGAGCCACAGGACGACGAGCAGCGGCATATCCAATGGGCACAAAACATCTCACGCTCCCTTGCACCCTATGCCTTGAAAGGCGGATACATCAGCCTTCTGAATCAGGAAGAACAGGAGCGTGTTCGGCTTGCTTTTGGGTCGAACTATGAGCGATTGCTCGATCTTAAGCAGAAATACGATCCAGATGATGTGTTTCGATCGACGATCGGACATCTCGCATTACAGCACAACAATTACTAA